From Rhodococcus sp. B7740:
CGCCGAAGACTGCGATGTACAGTGCACTTCATCAAGTGCACTTGACGTCAAGGCGTGTGAGCGAACCCGGAGGGGCAGGTCATGACACAACTGGATACGGACGCGGTATGGCTCAAGCCCGGGCAGGTCGCAGAACGTGCCGGGGTCGCGGTATCCGCCCTGCACTACTACGAACAGGTTGGATTGATTTCCAGTCGGCGCACGAGCGGAAACCGTCGGGAGTACCGGCGCGACGTGCTGCGGGTTATCGCCTTCATCAGAACAGCTCAGCGTCTCGGCGTGTCCCTGGAGAAGATCAAGGATGCGCTCGACCAACTGCCGGAACAGGCGATACCGGGAAAACGCGATTGGGCGCGGATATCTCGACAGTGGCGCGACGAACTCACTGCTCGCATCGAAGAATTGACTGCGCTGCGAGACAACTTTTCCGACTGTATCGGATGCGGATGCCTGTCGCTGACATCGTGCCCCTACTCGAACCCCAATGACATTCTCGGACAGCAAGGTACGGGAGCACGACGCCTCACAGCCCGGATGACGCAATCGGCGAAACGCACAGGAACCGAAACCTCACTGTTTTCGTGATCGTGGAACCATCGACGTGCCACGGACTTCTCGAACAGCTCAGTCGATTTTTTTGGCCTCGATGAGGAATCGAGTCGAGTGTGCAACGAATGGCCCGTTGTTCTCGATTCGTTCGTGCAGTTCGTACAACGAGTCGCGATACTGCTCGACGGTGAAGCCAGGCACCATCCAGATCACCTTGCGCAGAAAATAGATGACGGCACCGATGTCGAAGAACTCGATTCGTAGCGACTCGAACCGGATGTCCACCACGTCGAGTCCAGCGTCCCGAGCATCTGCGCTCTCGTCCTCGTAGTGACGCGCGCGACGAGTGGCCGCGGACTGCGGTCCCAGAAAGTACTCGACGAGTTCGAAGACACTCGAATGTCCAACGTGCTGCGCGAAATAGGTTCCACCCGTACGCAGGACGCGGGCGATCTCTTCCCACCACACCGCGGCAGGATGTCTACTCGTCACCAGATCGAAGGCCCCGTCGGCAAAGGGCAGAGGCGGCTCATCGGCGTCTGCCACCACCACAGCTCCGCGCGGATGCAGCAGCGCAGTCGCCTTCGCTACGTTCGGCGGCCACGATTCGGTAGCGGCCATCACTGGCGGAAACGACGTTGCGCCCGCCAGCACCTCTCCCCCTCCGGTTTGGATATCGAGTGCCGCCTCGGCGAGTGCGAGCCGCTCGCCCATGAGCCGCTGATATCCCCATGAGGGACGCTGTTCGGACGCGCGACCGTTCAACCATGAGAAGTCCCAGCCATCGACCGACACGGAGTCCGCTTCGGCCACCAACTCCTCGAACGATCGGGTCATGGGGCACAGCCTGCCAGACTCCAGACGTTCAGTTCTAGACATTTTCGCGACGGATGGCGACGTTCTGCCGCTCATCACCGGAGCCATGTCGAGCTCCTTCGCGGGTTCGGCAACAAGAGTCACCAATCACAGGGTCTTGATTTTGGCGAACGGGTAGCCACCGATCACCACAGCGACGAACACGTAGGCTGCCAGCCCTGCCAACTCCCACGTCGTTCTTTCGCGCTGGAAGTCGGAGAATATCCAAAGAAACGGGGCTAGAAGCAGAATGGCGGCGACGACGCCGCAAACCACGAACAGTCTGTTCGCCCGCGCACGCAGGTGCGGCGTGGTCTTCACCCGGTCCGGAATGTCGCGGCCGTAGTAGTCCGGATATAGCACTTTGCCTCGCAACCCGACTGACGAGCCGTACGCAAACGAGACGATTCCCGCGATCAGCCCAAGAGCGAGTGCAGTGTTCACGGATCACCGTGCCGTTGCAGCTCGGCCAGATTTGGAGAACGCTCTATAGTTTCGAATCGTGTTGACGCACAACCACCCAGTGACGATGGGGGCGAAGAATCCGAGTGTCAGGCCCTCCCCCATCAGCGACATCACAACGACGGCGCACCCGAGCAGAGTGACACCCACCAAATCGATCTTTCGGCCGATAGACGCACCCGGGGGCGCGACGATTCCAGGAAATCGCGGCGAGTCGACAAGAATGCGTATCGCTGCGACGCACGCAATAAGTCCTGCAACGACCATGGATGCGAACACAATCGTTCCACCCCAGCCGATCTCAGCCCAGTTCAACCGCGGATCGAACAGCCCGCGGACGAATGCCCCGAGAATCGGGACCGACGCGAAGTAGCCCAGATACAGCAACACGATGGGTCCCGCCAGACCCGCTGCAGTCCGCCGATTCGCCATACCGAACGGTAACAAACGGCTGAAATGTCGTCAGGCGTTGACGCCGAAGGTCGTGATTTTGCCGTTCGGAGTGCTCGCATCCGTCGCAGCACACTCGACAGACTCGCCACGAATACGACGGCACATGCTCCCCCCAACCCCGTGTTCTGCCAGCTCCAGTGTCTGGTTCCCACGGCAAGGTCGATGTCGACATAGTTCACGCAAATTCCCACCGGCACGGGCAACCACGCCCAGTGCGCCTCGTAGAGCGCGCCGGGTATCCGCGTGCACAGTTCGTCGATTCCGCCCATCAGTCCCCACTGGGCGAAGATCCCGAACGACGCGATCCAGCCGACGAGCGATACAGCGGCGACCACGGCGATTTAGGGTGTCGCGATTCTGCTCATCCCATCTCCGTTCGACCGCTTCAGCGATGCCCACGTATTTCGACTCATGCTGGTGCACAATCGAAGTACTGGAACGACCGTCTAGATTCCACCTCGAACGCATCGCATGCATTCTCGCCATCCCTGCACATAGGGCTTCACATCATCGATTTCGATCAAAGCGACATCTTCGACCGGGTAGTTCCGACTTTCGATGACGAGCGAGATAGCGTCGACTTCGCCGGCGGCCCACCATCGGTCGGGTCCGCCCCACTTCGAGAACTCCACACTCACACCGTCGCAGGGTATTGGCACAGCGACCCCGGGAGCGTCGCGAACTGCCCGGTGCCGGTTCTCGTAGTCGGGCTCCCTCGGGGAAATTCCGGTAGCGCGTTCGATCGCTCGAACCACTCCCGCCGAGGATCTCCGACCACCGTGCTGATCTGTACAGACAGGTCGCCGTCAGGAGTGCCGTGCACGAGTCCGGCGGATGACAGTCGGTCGTCCACCCATCCCCAGTCACCGATCGTGATGGGGCCGATCCACTCCTTCAGTCCGAACACGCGAACCTGCCGAGCTTCCGAAAGCACTCGGCTCTCGAGCTGGCTCATGTGTTCCCAGAACTCGTCCGGGGACAATCGCCCTGCTACCTCCATTGCGCACCTTCTTCAGTCCGAGAGCAGGTCTTCTGTCGTGACAACAGTTGCGAATTCCCCGTGCAGGTTTGTCGCGGTGATCGCAGACAAGGTCGCGGCAGGCACAGTGATTCCATCGAGCCCGACGCGATCGAAGGTGTGTGTGGCGTCGATGACGAAGTAGGTTTCGTACCCGAGGTTTCCGGCCATGCGAGCCGTCGTCTCGCAGCAGTGATTTGTCGTGATCCCGCAGATGACGACCTGATCGATGCCCTCAGCCCGGAGCCAGGCATCGAGATCCGGGGTGCCGTAGAAGCTCGAATTGACCCGCTTGCTGATCAGCAGATCTGGACTTCCTTCGATGACGTCTTTGAACGCGTGCCCAGAACTACTCGGCGACAACGGAGACAGAGGGTTGTCGGAGTCGTGTCGGACGAACACCACCGGCCATGACCTGGACCGCCACAAGCGAAGTAGGGCAGCGATGTTGCTTTCGCACAACGGGTTATCTCGCGTACCCCAGAACTCGGCATCGTCGAATCCCGCCTGTACATCGATGGCGATCAGAGCGGGCCGTCGGAAGTCGATCTGTGATTCGCCCATGCGGCCAAGGATACGACGGGGTTGCTACTGCTGAATGTCGAGCAGCATTCGCTTCAGCAAGGCAGCGAGTTGGCTTCGTTCGCCTGGAGTAAGCGATGCCAGCAGCACTTCCTCATTCGCCACGTGCGCCGGTAGCGCGGCGTCCACTGCCGAAATTCCAGCAGGCGTCAATTGCACGATGACCACTCGACGGTTCGTTGGGTCGATTTCGCGTTCGATCAACCCTTTGTCGGTGAGCCGATTCAAGCGGTTCGTGATGGCCCCGGACGTGACCATGGCACTGTCGAGCAATTGACCGACAGTGAGGCGATGCGGGGCCCCGGCGCGTCGAAGCGTAGCGACCAGATCGAATTCTCCCGACTGCAAACCGTACTCGGCCAAAGTCGCCTGAATACGCTTGTCCAGAATGGATGCGGCTCTGCCGATGCGCCCGATGACTCCCATGGGGCTGACGTCGACGTCGGGCCGCTCGACCTTCCACTGTTGCAGGATCCGATCCACTGCATCCTGTACCTCGTTCGACACCTACAGACCCCTCACCGCTGAACAGTTGACGTCCGGCAAGCATACGCATACCGTTCAACGCAGTGATAGTTCAACGTTAAGATGTTCCTGAACCAGGAGGCGCGATGCGGGCATCACATGCCGGTGCTGATTCGACCCACACTCGGGGACCGCGCGGCGCATCCTCGACCCTGGGGATCACTGCCGCTGCCGCACTGGCCCCTATTGTCTGGGGGACAACATATTTGGTGACGTCCGAACTTCTTCCTCCGGATCGGCCAATGACCGCCAGCGTCCTTCGTGCGGTTCCGGCAGGGCTGCTGCTCCTGCTCATCTCACCGGGCATTCCCGGACACGGTTGGCGACTGAAAACTGCTGTCCTCGGGGTGCTGAACATCGGATTGTTCTTTCCTATGCTGTTCGTGGCGGCCTATCGACTTCCGGGAGGCGCTGCAGCCGTCGTCGGTTCTGCGCAACCTCTGATCATCATCGCGATGTCCACGGCGTTCGGGTGGGGGCGCACCCGTCCTGTTCAGGTCGGATGGGCGCTCGTCGCCGTAGTCGGGGTA
This genomic window contains:
- the soxR gene encoding redox-sensitive transcriptional activator SoxR, coding for MTQLDTDAVWLKPGQVAERAGVAVSALHYYEQVGLISSRRTSGNRREYRRDVLRVIAFIRTAQRLGVSLEKIKDALDQLPEQAIPGKRDWARISRQWRDELTARIEELTALRDNFSDCIGCGCLSLTSCPYSNPNDILGQQGTGARRLTARMTQSAKRTGTETSLFS
- a CDS encoding class I SAM-dependent methyltransferase, whose translation is MTRSFEELVAEADSVSVDGWDFSWLNGRASEQRPSWGYQRLMGERLALAEAALDIQTGGGEVLAGATSFPPVMAATESWPPNVAKATALLHPRGAVVVADADEPPLPFADGAFDLVTSRHPAAVWWEEIARVLRTGGTYFAQHVGHSSVFELVEYFLGPQSAATRRARHYEDESADARDAGLDVVDIRFESLRIEFFDIGAVIYFLRKVIWMVPGFTVEQYRDSLYELHERIENNGPFVAHSTRFLIEAKKID
- a CDS encoding cysteine hydrolase family protein yields the protein MGESQIDFRRPALIAIDVQAGFDDAEFWGTRDNPLCESNIAALLRLWRSRSWPVVFVRHDSDNPLSPLSPSSSGHAFKDVIEGSPDLLISKRVNSSFYGTPDLDAWLRAEGIDQVVICGITTNHCCETTARMAGNLGYETYFVIDATHTFDRVGLDGITVPAATLSAITATNLHGEFATVVTTEDLLSD
- a CDS encoding MarR family winged helix-turn-helix transcriptional regulator, which translates into the protein MSNEVQDAVDRILQQWKVERPDVDVSPMGVIGRIGRAASILDKRIQATLAEYGLQSGEFDLVATLRRAGAPHRLTVGQLLDSAMVTSGAITNRLNRLTDKGLIEREIDPTNRRVVIVQLTPAGISAVDAALPAHVANEEVLLASLTPGERSQLAALLKRMLLDIQQ